Proteins from a genomic interval of Desulfofustis limnaeus:
- a CDS encoding M48 family metalloprotease: MKRLLPLLWIALFCVSCENTNLLLLTDAAGDAVAAATLTDEQMLDFSRQAVQSLDTEHQIAPQTSSHHRRLQRLTAEHEEHDGLAFNYRVYLSDQINAFALADGSIRVYSGLMELMTDEELLFIIGHEMGHVVQEHSRRKVAMAYASRALRKGLASQDNEVGQIARSILGGLAEQLANAQFSQHEERQADDYGLLFLKHAGRDPAAAVSALEKLAEMARRHTILSSHPDPESRARRLAQGGDQLEDKSGSWLSAILSFSVTVITWFLGLLGSLLQWLGLLL, encoded by the coding sequence ATGAAACGCTTGCTGCCGCTCCTCTGGATCGCCCTTTTCTGCGTCTCGTGTGAAAACACCAATCTCCTGCTGCTCACCGACGCAGCCGGCGATGCGGTCGCCGCCGCAACCCTGACCGACGAGCAGATGCTCGATTTCTCCCGGCAGGCGGTCCAATCGCTCGATACCGAGCATCAGATCGCCCCGCAGACATCGTCCCACCACCGCCGCCTGCAGCGGCTGACCGCCGAACACGAAGAACACGACGGGCTGGCCTTCAATTATCGGGTGTACCTCTCCGACCAGATCAACGCCTTCGCGCTGGCCGACGGCTCAATCAGGGTCTACAGCGGGCTGATGGAGTTGATGACCGACGAGGAACTGCTTTTCATCATCGGCCACGAGATGGGCCATGTGGTACAGGAGCACTCCCGACGAAAGGTGGCCATGGCCTACGCCTCGCGCGCCTTGCGTAAGGGCCTTGCCTCTCAGGACAACGAAGTCGGCCAGATCGCCCGCTCGATTCTCGGCGGACTCGCCGAACAACTGGCCAATGCCCAGTTCTCTCAGCACGAGGAACGGCAGGCCGACGACTACGGCCTGCTATTCCTGAAACACGCGGGGCGTGACCCGGCTGCCGCCGTCTCGGCGCTGGAAAAGCTCGCCGAGATGGCCCGCCGCCACACCATTCTGTCCAGTCATCCCGATCCGGAGAGTCGAGCCAGACGGCTGGCGCAAGGTGGAGATCAGTTGGAAGATAAATCCGGCTCCTGGCTGTCGGCTATCCTCTCCTTCAGCGTGACCGTGATAACTTGGTTTCTCGGGCTGCTCGGCTCACTGCTGCAGTGGCTCGGATTACTGCTCTGA
- a CDS encoding IS4 family transposase, whose protein sequence is MNSGKLVFSQVIDHLPLHHLRQCISRYRGNRKVKQFSCYDQYLSMVFAQLTYRESLRDIEACLRAQKSKLYHMGIRGGISRNTLANANKVRDWRIYADFAQVLIAIARNLYSKDDFGIELDETVYALDSTTIDLSLTTFPWAHFRSTKAAVKLHTLLDLRGNIPTFLSISDGKVHDVNILDELIPEPGSFYVMDRGYLDFSRLYALNQWASFFVIRAKSNFRFARIYSHHVDKDTGLRCDQTVRLTGFYSAKDYPAPLRRVKFYDAETDNILVFLTNNFTLPAQTIADLYRCRWQVELFFKWIKQHLRIKSFFGTSENAVKTQIWIAVSVYVAVAIIKKQYRIEASLYTMLQILSVTVFEKVPLLQVLDQGDHKSTPSDTGKQLRLFD, encoded by the coding sequence ATGAACTCAGGCAAATTGGTCTTCTCGCAAGTGATCGATCACTTGCCCCTGCATCATCTGCGTCAGTGTATTTCTCGCTACCGCGGCAATCGCAAAGTCAAGCAGTTCAGCTGCTACGACCAATATCTCAGCATGGTATTCGCTCAACTCACCTATCGGGAAAGTCTACGCGATATCGAAGCCTGTCTTCGAGCCCAAAAAAGCAAGTTGTATCATATGGGCATCCGCGGCGGTATATCGAGAAACACCCTCGCCAATGCCAACAAGGTAAGAGACTGGCGCATCTATGCCGACTTTGCTCAAGTTCTTATCGCCATTGCTCGAAACCTCTACAGCAAAGACGATTTCGGGATCGAATTGGACGAAACGGTCTACGCGCTCGATTCCACTACCATCGATCTCAGTCTCACAACATTTCCTTGGGCCCATTTCCGTTCAACCAAAGCAGCCGTCAAGCTTCATACGCTGTTGGATCTGCGTGGCAATATCCCGACATTTCTGTCGATCAGCGATGGCAAAGTGCACGATGTCAACATCTTGGACGAACTGATCCCCGAGCCAGGCAGCTTTTATGTCATGGATCGTGGCTATCTGGACTTTTCTCGTCTTTATGCCCTGAACCAGTGGGCCTCCTTTTTTGTCATTCGAGCAAAATCAAACTTCAGATTCGCTCGCATCTATTCTCACCACGTGGACAAGGATACCGGCTTGCGGTGCGATCAGACGGTTCGTCTCACTGGTTTCTATTCGGCCAAGGATTATCCGGCCCCCTTGCGCCGAGTGAAGTTTTACGATGCCGAAACCGACAACATCCTCGTTTTTCTGACCAACAACTTTACCCTCCCTGCACAGACCATCGCCGATCTTTATCGGTGCCGCTGGCAGGTGGAGCTGTTTTTCAAATGGATCAAGCAGCACCTGCGAATAAAATCGTTTTTCGGCACCTCAGAGAATGCGGTCAAAACCCAGATCTGGATAGCTGTTTCAGTATACGTTGCCGTAGCGATCATCAAAAAACAGTATCGAATTGAGGCCAGCCTGTACACAATGCTACAGATTTTGAGCGTAACCGTATTTGAAAAAGTTCCACTATTACAAGTGCTTGATCAAGGCGATCACAAATCCACCCCGAGCGATACGGGCAAGCAGTTAAGATTATTCGATTAA